In Haemophilus parainfluenzae, one genomic interval encodes:
- a CDS encoding T6SS immunity protein Tli4 family protein produces the protein MPKMKISRLMFYSTVLTSVMLSSCSQHPQTHSAVENTASNYAQKAATYWTEQPFCSGRYQINLPSNRISGTGWLKYNGWQIIVRPDYWNLEVESVLEVKEKGYNGSDSFIENRTVIPNKAIAMVTQAPGSWDSPLFTQVNGMLYNLDFSFKLGKNDAYKVRAFVRIMPVNGKAPPNLKQLEKSKVDEAIGHIRNDFFDKLRDRKDTEMPQQQGVCLTEGFIADKGNEPFFGSAGIKIKDYKDVYAELTTGGSLEEGDKPLLERDLFAKDSALDKLFSWAKYSTIRKGKRNINGMTGSEKLVKWQGNRYLFIWEKDDGSVRFKMTFGTNKKNTKGSPLSEKEALTAWDAILPTLKKRL, from the coding sequence ATGCCAAAGATGAAAATTTCTAGACTGATGTTTTATAGCACTGTTTTAACTAGTGTTATGTTGTCTTCTTGCAGTCAACATCCCCAAACCCACTCAGCAGTAGAAAATACAGCAAGCAATTATGCTCAAAAAGCGGCTACGTACTGGACTGAGCAGCCATTTTGTAGTGGGCGTTACCAAATTAACTTACCATCTAACCGTATAAGTGGAACTGGTTGGCTTAAATACAATGGTTGGCAGATAATTGTGCGACCAGATTATTGGAATCTGGAAGTAGAATCCGTATTAGAGGTTAAAGAAAAAGGATATAACGGAAGCGATAGTTTTATAGAAAACCGCACGGTTATTCCTAATAAAGCGATAGCAATGGTCACACAGGCTCCTGGTTCATGGGATAGCCCATTATTTACTCAGGTAAATGGAATGCTTTACAATCTTGATTTTAGTTTCAAGTTAGGTAAGAACGATGCCTATAAGGTTAGAGCTTTTGTACGCATTATGCCTGTCAACGGCAAAGCTCCCCCAAACCTTAAGCAGCTGGAAAAAAGTAAAGTTGACGAAGCTATTGGGCATATACGGAATGATTTTTTCGACAAACTGAGAGATCGTAAAGATACTGAAATGCCACAGCAACAAGGTGTCTGTTTAACAGAGGGATTTATTGCCGATAAGGGAAATGAGCCATTTTTTGGCAGTGCGGGCATTAAAATCAAAGACTATAAAGACGTTTATGCCGAACTAACGACGGGTGGCTCTTTGGAGGAAGGTGATAAACCGCTATTAGAACGAGATCTTTTCGCTAAAGATAGTGCTTTGGATAAACTCTTCTCGTGGGCGAAATACAGCACCATCCGCAAAGGAAAGCGCAACATAAATGGCATGACCGGCAGTGAAAAACTGGTTAAGTGGCAGGGAAATCGATATCTATTTATCTGGGAAAAAGATGATGGTAGTGTGAGATTTAAGATGACTTTCGGTACCAATAAGAAAAATACCAAGGGTTCGCCACTCAGTGAGAAAGAGGCTTTAACCGCTTGGGATGCGATATTGCCGACATTAAAAAAACGGCTTTAA
- a CDS encoding formate/nitrite transporter family protein, protein MQHRDLYPHEILQDVIDKSYAKSQGHLKTLSILSFLGGGYVSFGYMAYLKVVSGIPPEWGGLATLLGAAVFPICLICILIGGGELATGNMMMMALGRLTKRVSLKKLFRNWIVVSLGNLLGALFMAYFLGHYVGLSEGAAAAKTIAIAEAKVQMDFGRAFVSAIACNWMVCMGIWFYFGAKQTSGRILAMWFPVMIFVLIGLQHFVANMFIIPAGIFAGANVTWSQFFFNMIPVFLGNVTGGAAFVGASYLYAYRHLLKEDYCI, encoded by the coding sequence ATGCAGCATCGCGATCTTTATCCCCACGAAATCTTACAAGATGTCATTGATAAAAGTTATGCTAAGTCGCAAGGACATCTAAAAACACTGTCTATTTTAAGTTTTTTAGGTGGCGGCTATGTGAGTTTTGGTTATATGGCCTATTTAAAAGTCGTGAGCGGTATTCCTCCTGAGTGGGGAGGGCTGGCGACATTACTTGGTGCGGCTGTGTTTCCTATTTGTTTGATTTGTATATTAATCGGTGGTGGTGAATTGGCCACGGGAAACATGATGATGATGGCATTAGGCCGTTTAACAAAAAGAGTAAGCCTTAAAAAATTATTTCGTAACTGGATTGTCGTGAGTTTGGGCAACCTGCTCGGTGCACTGTTTATGGCCTATTTCTTAGGGCATTATGTCGGTTTATCAGAAGGTGCTGCAGCCGCTAAAACCATCGCGATTGCCGAGGCTAAAGTGCAAATGGATTTTGGTCGCGCCTTTGTTTCTGCCATAGCTTGTAACTGGATGGTCTGCATGGGTATTTGGTTCTATTTTGGCGCCAAACAAACCTCCGGTCGTATTCTCGCCATGTGGTTCCCAGTGATGATTTTTGTGCTTATCGGATTACAACACTTTGTCGCCAATATGTTTATTATTCCTGCCGGGATTTTTGCTGGTGCTAATGTGACTTGGAGCCAATTCTTCTTCAATATGATTCCAGTCTTTTTAGGCAATGTTACCGGTGGTGCAGCATTTGTCGGCGCATCTTATCTGTACGCCTATCGCCACTTATTAAAAGAAGATTATTGTATTTAG
- a CDS encoding LysR family transcriptional regulator codes for MKPTKPSSSKPSGGIKFKLIYIFATVLQYGSMNAAAPHLGMTASAISQAIRKLENHYGVKLLNRTTRSLTPTAEGRQLQQYARQLTDWHDAVEREMGILQTEPEGEVRISLPTGYSAVEPMKRTVQTLRHRYPKIRLIINEKNRLVDLQNDTDIAIRVVLHPDDPDSIARPLAQWQTLICASPDYLREHPIAQPQDLLNADWLNHNSNVLLHAFKCLGLPETLPENRTDCPGSSLVAREYACAGMGLAVLLSGDVAPLIENGQLSVVLPEHTLPTRTLYATTAHRTQSAKVRIVLDCLICCFGEEKGLAKSAEN; via the coding sequence ATGAAGCCGACAAAGCCCTCCTCGTCGAAACCTAGCGGCGGCATAAAATTTAAACTTATCTATATTTTTGCCACCGTGTTGCAATACGGCAGCATGAATGCCGCCGCACCACATTTGGGCATGACCGCCAGCGCAATCAGCCAAGCCATTCGCAAGCTGGAAAATCATTACGGCGTCAAATTACTTAACCGCACCACACGTAGCCTCACACCAACGGCAGAAGGGCGGCAGTTGCAACAATACGCGCGTCAATTGACCGACTGGCACGATGCCGTTGAGCGCGAAATGGGCATTTTGCAAACCGAACCGGAAGGCGAAGTCCGCATCAGCCTACCGACCGGTTATAGCGCGGTTGAACCGATGAAACGCACCGTGCAAACCTTACGCCATCGCTACCCCAAAATTCGCTTAATAATCAATGAAAAAAACCGCTTGGTGGATTTACAAAACGATACCGATATCGCTATCCGCGTTGTTTTACACCCTGACGACCCCGACAGCATCGCGCGCCCGTTGGCACAATGGCAAACCTTGATTTGTGCTTCTCCTGACTATTTGCGTGAACACCCCATTGCCCAGCCGCAAGATTTACTCAATGCCGACTGGCTCAATCACAATAGCAATGTCCTGCTGCACGCCTTCAAGTGTTTAGGGCTACCTGAAACGCTACCCGAAAATCGCACCGATTGCCCAGGTTCTTCACTGGTCGCACGCGAATATGCCTGTGCCGGTATGGGATTGGCGGTGCTACTTTCTGGCGATGTGGCACCTTTGATAGAAAATGGTCAGCTAAGTGTTGTATTACCTGAACACACGCTTCCCACCCGCACCCTTTATGCCACCACCGCGCATCGCACCCAATCAGCAAAAGTACGCATCGTATTGGATTGCTTAATATGTTGTTTTGGTGAAGAAAAGGGATTGGCAAAAAGCGCTGAAAATTGA
- a CDS encoding AzlD family protein — MFAGMLAVTYSTRLIGFFVLRNRTLSRRAQIVMEAAPGCVLIYVIAPYFVSNKPHELIAIALTVLAASRFSMLVTVLIGVGSSGL, encoded by the coding sequence CTGTTTGCCGGCATGCTGGCGGTAACGTATTCCACTCGCCTTATTGGTTTTTTCGTCTTGCGCAACCGTACCTTAAGCCGCCGCGCACAAATCGTGATGGAAGCTGCGCCGGGTTGCGTGTTGATTTACGTCATCGCACCTTATTTCGTGTCCAACAAACCGCACGAATTGATTGCCATTGCACTGACCGTGCTTGCCGCAAGCAGGTTTTCCATGTTGGTTACCGTGTTGATCGGCGTCGGCAGTTCTGGGCTGTAG
- a CDS encoding single-stranded DNA-binding protein, giving the protein MAGINKVIIVGNLGNDPEIRTMPNGEAVANISVATSESWTDKNTGERREVTEWHRIVLYRRLAEIAGQYLRKGSQVYVEGRLKTRKWQDNNGQDRYTTEIQGDNLQMLGGRNQEMGGYTPAQSASQPSYQSRPAQSAPAPQAEPPMDAFDDNIPF; this is encoded by the coding sequence ATGGCAGGTATTAATAAAGTAATCATCGTAGGTAATTTAGGTAATGATCCTGAAATCCGCACAATGCCAAATGGCGAAGCGGTAGCAAATATCAGCGTGGCGACAAGTGAAAGCTGGACAGATAAAAACACTGGCGAACGTCGTGAAGTGACCGAATGGCACCGCATCGTGTTATATCGTCGTTTAGCGGAAATTGCGGGTCAATACTTACGCAAAGGCTCACAAGTTTATGTTGAAGGTCGTTTAAAAACCCGTAAATGGCAAGATAACAACGGCCAAGATCGTTACACCACTGAAATCCAAGGTGATAACTTACAAATGTTAGGTGGTCGTAATCAAGAGATGGGCGGTTATACACCTGCACAATCAGCATCACAACCAAGCTATCAATCTCGTCCAGCACAATCTGCGCCAGCGCCACAAGCTGAGCCACCAATGGACGCATTTGATGACAACATTCCATTCTAA
- a CDS encoding glutathione S-transferase family protein, which translates to MRYRGEGKIHSPSPFAWKTEAMLRLSGLDFEKEYVADLSKMPKGKVPVLQDGEKLIPDSSLIQRYLTETYGIDLDKHLTPEQKAIAEAFRRMTEEHLYWMVVYNRFVDPLSKPFMMKAMFDGMPTEQAEAIFAVLQENAKKEMYGHGIGRHTQSDIYAFGKGDLDAISNYLGTKSYFFGEELTSVDVSIVPVVANLILTPIDTEIALYARTKANLVAYIERFDRAVFGE; encoded by the coding sequence GTGCGCTATCGTGGTGAAGGTAAAATTCACAGTCCATCACCTTTCGCTTGGAAAACTGAAGCGATGCTGCGTTTATCCGGTTTAGATTTCGAAAAAGAATATGTTGCCGATCTCAGCAAAATGCCTAAAGGCAAAGTTCCGGTATTGCAAGATGGCGAGAAGTTGATCCCTGATAGCTCTCTCATTCAGCGTTATCTAACCGAAACCTACGGCATTGATTTAGATAAACATTTAACGCCTGAACAAAAAGCGATTGCTGAAGCCTTTCGCCGTATGACAGAAGAACATTTATATTGGATGGTCGTATATAACCGTTTCGTCGATCCTCTCAGCAAACCATTTATGATGAAGGCAATGTTTGATGGCATGCCGACCGAACAAGCCGAAGCGATTTTTGCTGTGTTACAGGAAAACGCGAAAAAAGAAATGTACGGACATGGTATCGGAAGACACACGCAATCCGATATTTACGCCTTCGGAAAAGGAGATTTAGACGCCATTAGCAACTACTTAGGCACAAAATCCTACTTTTTCGGCGAAGAATTAACCTCCGTTGATGTGTCCATCGTGCCTGTTGTTGCAAACCTGATTCTTACCCCCATCGACACTGAAATTGCGCTATATGCAAGAACCAAAGCAAATTTAGTCGCCTATATTGAACGTTTCGATCGGGCAGTATTTGGAGAATAA
- the uvrA gene encoding excinuclease ABC subunit UvrA — protein MDTIDIRGARTHNLKNINLTIPRDKLIVITGLSGSGKSSLAFDTLYAEGQRRYVESLSAYARQFLSLMEKPDVDSIEGLSPAISIEQKSTSHNPRSTVGTITEIYDYLRLLFARVGEPRCPDHDVPLTAQTISQMVDKVLSLPEESKMMLLAPVVKNRKGEHVKLLDSLAAQGYIRARIDGEICDLSDPPELALQKKHTIEVVVDRFKVRSDLATRLAESFETALELSGGTAVVADMDNPKAEELVFSANFACPHCGYSVPELEPRLFSFNNPAGACPTCDGLGVQQFFDESRVVQNESISLAGGAVKGWDRRNFYYYQMLTSLAKHYKFDIETPYEDLPQKIKDIVMHGSGKEEIEFQYMNDRGDVVIRKHPFEGILNNMARRYKETESMSVREELAKNISNRPCADCGGSRLRPEARNVYIGSINLPQISEKSIGESLEFFQGLTLTGQKAQIAEKILKEIKERLEFLVNVGLNYLSLSRSAETLSGGEAQRIRLASQIGAGLVGVMYVLDEPSIGLHQRDNERLLNTLIHLRNLGNTVIVVEHDEDAIREADHIIDIGPGAGVHGGQVIAQGTAKEIMANPNSITGKFLSGEEKIEIPKKRTALDKSKLLKLKGATGNNLKGVNLEIPVGLFTCITGVSGSGKSTLINDTLFPLAQNALNRAEKTDFAPYKSIEGLEYFDKVIDINQSPIGRTPRSNPATYTGVFTPIRELFAGVPEARARGYNPGRFSFNVRGGRCEACQGDGVLKVEMHFLPDVYVPCDQCKGKRYNRETLEIRYKGKTIHQVLDMTVEEAREFFDAIPMIARKLQTLMDVGLSYIRLGQSSTTLSGGEAQRVKLATELSKRDTGKTLYILDEPTTGLHFADIKQLLEVLHRLRDQGNTIVVIEHNLDVIKTADWIVDLGPEGGSGGGQIIATGTPEEVAKVKGSHTARFLKDILAKG, from the coding sequence ATGGATACTATCGACATTCGTGGGGCTAGAACCCACAACCTCAAAAACATCAATTTAACCATTCCGCGCGATAAATTAATTGTGATAACAGGCTTGTCTGGTTCGGGCAAATCTTCTTTAGCATTTGATACGCTTTATGCGGAAGGGCAGCGCCGTTATGTGGAATCACTTTCTGCTTACGCGCGCCAGTTCCTTTCTTTGATGGAAAAACCTGATGTGGATTCGATTGAGGGCTTGTCGCCGGCGATTTCTATTGAGCAAAAATCCACTTCTCATAACCCACGTTCAACCGTGGGCACGATCACCGAAATTTATGATTACCTGCGTTTGTTGTTTGCTCGCGTAGGGGAGCCTCGTTGTCCGGATCATGATGTGCCATTAACGGCACAAACCATCAGCCAAATGGTGGATAAAGTTTTAAGTCTGCCAGAAGAAAGCAAAATGATGTTGCTTGCGCCTGTGGTGAAAAACCGTAAAGGTGAGCACGTTAAGTTGTTAGATAGCTTGGCGGCACAAGGTTATATTCGTGCAAGAATTGATGGTGAGATTTGTGATTTATCTGATCCACCAGAACTTGCTTTACAGAAAAAACATACCATTGAAGTGGTGGTGGATCGTTTTAAAGTGCGGTCAGATTTAGCCACACGTTTGGCAGAATCCTTTGAAACGGCTTTGGAGCTTTCTGGTGGTACAGCAGTTGTGGCGGATATGGATAATCCTAAAGCTGAAGAATTGGTTTTCTCGGCGAATTTTGCTTGTCCACATTGTGGCTATTCCGTACCGGAATTAGAGCCTCGCTTGTTCTCATTTAATAACCCGGCAGGGGCGTGTCCGACTTGTGATGGCTTAGGTGTTCAGCAGTTCTTTGATGAAAGCCGTGTGGTACAAAATGAAAGTATTTCTCTTGCAGGCGGTGCGGTAAAAGGTTGGGATCGTCGCAATTTCTATTACTATCAAATGCTTACCTCGTTAGCGAAACATTATAAATTTGATATTGAAACGCCATACGAAGATTTGCCACAAAAAATTAAAGATATTGTGATGCACGGTTCAGGCAAGGAAGAAATTGAATTCCAATATATGAACGACCGTGGCGATGTGGTGATCCGCAAACATCCTTTTGAAGGGATTTTGAATAACATGGCTCGCCGTTATAAAGAAACGGAATCCATGTCTGTACGCGAAGAATTGGCAAAAAATATCAGCAACCGCCCTTGTGCAGATTGTGGTGGTTCACGTCTTCGCCCTGAAGCTCGAAACGTGTATATTGGCAGCATTAACTTGCCGCAAATTTCAGAGAAAAGCATTGGTGAAAGCCTTGAGTTTTTCCAAGGACTCACCTTAACGGGTCAAAAAGCACAAATTGCGGAAAAAATCCTGAAAGAGATCAAAGAGCGGTTGGAATTCTTAGTGAATGTGGGGTTGAATTATCTTTCCCTTTCTCGCTCAGCAGAAACCCTTTCGGGCGGTGAAGCGCAACGTATTCGACTAGCTAGCCAAATTGGTGCGGGATTAGTGGGAGTCATGTATGTTTTGGATGAGCCTTCTATCGGTTTGCATCAACGCGATAATGAACGCTTACTAAATACACTGATTCACTTGCGTAATTTGGGTAACACCGTGATCGTGGTGGAACACGATGAAGATGCCATTCGAGAAGCCGATCATATTATTGATATTGGCCCTGGAGCTGGTGTACATGGTGGCCAAGTGATCGCTCAGGGGACAGCCAAAGAAATTATGGCGAACCCAAATTCGATTACGGGTAAGTTCTTATCGGGTGAAGAAAAAATCGAAATTCCGAAAAAACGAACCGCACTTGATAAAAGCAAACTTCTAAAATTAAAAGGTGCGACAGGGAATAATCTGAAAGGTGTGAATTTAGAGATCCCAGTGGGCTTATTTACTTGTATTACGGGGGTATCAGGTTCAGGTAAATCAACGCTAATTAATGATACGTTATTCCCATTGGCTCAAAACGCCTTAAATCGTGCGGAAAAAACGGATTTTGCGCCTTATAAATCCATTGAAGGCTTGGAATATTTTGACAAAGTGATCGATATTAACCAAAGCCCGATCGGTCGTACACCACGTTCTAACCCTGCGACTTACACGGGGGTATTTACCCCAATTCGTGAATTATTTGCGGGCGTACCAGAAGCGCGTGCGCGTGGTTATAATCCAGGACGTTTTAGCTTTAACGTACGCGGTGGTCGTTGTGAAGCATGCCAAGGTGATGGTGTGCTAAAAGTGGAAATGCACTTCTTGCCGGATGTGTATGTGCCTTGTGATCAATGTAAAGGTAAACGCTATAATCGTGAAACCTTGGAGATCCGTTATAAAGGCAAAACTATTCACCAAGTGTTAGATATGACGGTAGAAGAAGCCCGTGAGTTTTTTGATGCCATCCCAATGATTGCGCGTAAATTGCAAACCCTAATGGATGTAGGCTTGTCTTATATTCGTTTAGGTCAGTCTTCTACCACGCTTTCAGGTGGTGAGGCACAACGTGTTAAGTTAGCAACGGAGCTTTCAAAACGTGATACCGGTAAAACCCTTTATATTTTGGATGAACCGACAACTGGTCTGCATTTTGCCGATATAAAACAGCTTCTCGAAGTGTTACATCGCTTACGCGATCAAGGCAATACTATCGTGGTGATCGAACACAACTTAGATGTGATCAAAACCGCAGACTGGATTGTGGATCTTGGTCCAGAAGGGGGCAGTGGCGGTGGTCAAATCATCGCGACAGGCACACCGGAAGAGGTCGCCAAAGTCAAAGGCTCGCACACTGCGAGATTCCTAAAAGACATTTTGGCAAAAGGCTAG
- a CDS encoding DUF302 domain-containing protein, with translation MKKLLTAALTAAALVLPAAVSYAAPAAKAACASHSGDAARQTDSRQSSAMNQTHTAISKYSFDDTVRRLETVVKEKGMTVFAVIDHQAAARQSGLDMQPAKVIVFGTPKAGTPLMQKDPAFALQLPLRVLVTEADGAVQVVFNDTRALVSGSKIEFAEVENTLANAEKLIRKTVTE, from the coding sequence ATGAAAAAATTACTGACTGCTGCGCTGACTGCCGCCGCACTCGTCCTTCCTGCAGCCGTATCTTATGCCGCGCCCGCTGCTAAAGCCGCCTGCGCTTCACATAGCGGCGATGCCGCCCGACAAACCGATTCCCGACAAAGTTCAGCCATGAATCAAACCCATACCGCCATCAGCAAATACAGCTTCGACGATACCGTCCGCCGTTTGGAAACCGTCGTTAAAGAAAAAGGCATGACCGTGTTCGCCGTCATCGACCACCAAGCCGCAGCGCGACAAAGTGGTTTGGACATGCAGCCCGCGAAAGTCATCGTTTTCGGCACGCCCAAAGCCGGCACGCCGCTGATGCAAAAAGACCCCGCCTTCGCCCTGCAACTGCCGTTGCGCGTCCTCGTTACCGAAGCCGACGGCGCAGTCCAAGTCGTATTCAACGATACGCGCGCGCTGGTGTCGGGCAGCAAAATAGAGTTCGCCGAAGTGGAAAACACACTCGCCAATGCGGAAAAGCTCATCCGTAAAACGGTAACGGAATAA
- a CDS encoding ABC1 kinase family protein, giving the protein MAIFNKFQRAKQVAEILLRYGLDEFFERSNLEKWLPESLSNKLANESSGSVSVYERIRRAMEELGTTYVKLGQMLSDRRDLLPVEMITELQKLQDKVEVQPIDIAEKFQRELGIDIHEHFETLASEPMASASIGQVFKGRLKNGQDVAVKIKREGIDEVIKADLLILQDLVNFLEQRNDIISNLQPKALLNTFKESITTELSLESERRSIERFANNFKQDSRILVPQTYSNLSNNNILCMDFVYGSKVTNKAQIEQQGLLAKDVALLGLDLYMKQVFEFGLFHADPHPGNILLTPDGQIAFIDLGAMGKLSPKERELLGNCLYYASQKNVRKIIETIKQLAVSYNVPNEKTLENDLSEIFMLLTESNLAGLDVSELMNRFTKIMSENSIIMPEGVYLLAKGFAQIEGIGRYLYPELDIAAVLKPYVTQMLKKRFSPKRVMSENFEKIADSYNNWLSLPEEIKIFLQKISNKEIRLEHEIHGLEHFRKTVERVGIMLIIAALIIAASILSLNENLPQLNGIPIPSLICGAIALVLAVFLLIKRIDKN; this is encoded by the coding sequence ATGGCTATTTTTAACAAATTTCAACGTGCCAAGCAAGTTGCAGAAATCTTATTACGTTATGGTTTAGATGAGTTTTTTGAACGCAGTAATTTAGAGAAGTGGTTACCGGAATCCCTTTCAAATAAGTTAGCCAATGAATCAAGTGGAAGCGTGTCCGTATATGAACGTATCCGTCGAGCGATGGAAGAGCTGGGCACAACTTACGTTAAATTAGGGCAGATGTTAAGTGATCGCCGCGATTTGCTACCAGTTGAAATGATTACTGAACTACAAAAGTTGCAAGATAAAGTAGAAGTTCAGCCCATTGATATTGCAGAGAAATTTCAGCGTGAATTAGGCATAGATATTCATGAACATTTCGAAACGCTTGCTTCAGAGCCTATGGCATCAGCTTCTATCGGTCAAGTATTCAAAGGGCGGTTGAAAAACGGACAAGATGTTGCGGTAAAAATCAAGCGAGAAGGCATTGATGAAGTCATTAAGGCAGATTTACTTATCTTACAAGATCTCGTGAATTTTCTAGAACAACGCAACGACATTATTTCTAACCTTCAACCTAAAGCGTTATTAAATACCTTCAAAGAATCCATTACAACAGAACTCTCCCTTGAAAGTGAGCGTCGTAGCATTGAGCGTTTTGCTAATAATTTTAAGCAAGATTCACGTATTTTAGTCCCACAAACCTATTCGAATTTATCAAACAATAACATTCTTTGTATGGATTTTGTGTATGGCTCAAAAGTAACCAATAAAGCACAGATTGAACAACAAGGTTTACTGGCTAAAGATGTTGCTTTACTTGGATTAGATCTCTATATGAAACAAGTATTTGAGTTTGGCCTCTTTCATGCTGATCCCCACCCTGGCAACATTCTATTAACGCCTGACGGGCAGATTGCTTTTATTGACTTGGGGGCAATGGGCAAACTCAGTCCTAAAGAACGCGAATTACTTGGAAATTGTTTGTACTATGCCTCTCAAAAAAATGTGCGAAAAATCATCGAGACCATTAAGCAGCTTGCTGTCAGTTATAATGTGCCGAATGAAAAAACGCTAGAAAATGATCTTTCTGAGATTTTCATGCTCCTCACTGAAAGCAATTTGGCAGGGTTAGATGTCAGTGAATTGATGAATCGTTTTACCAAAATTATGAGCGAAAATAGCATTATTATGCCTGAGGGCGTTTATTTGCTAGCAAAAGGCTTTGCTCAGATTGAGGGGATCGGACGTTATCTCTATCCTGAATTAGATATTGCAGCCGTACTTAAACCTTATGTTACACAAATGCTCAAGAAACGATTTTCACCTAAACGCGTGATGAGTGAAAATTTCGAAAAAATTGCTGACAGCTACAACAACTGGCTTTCGCTTCCGGAAGAAATCAAAATTTTCTTACAAAAAATCAGCAATAAGGAAATTCGTCTTGAACATGAAATCCACGGATTAGAGCATTTTCGTAAGACTGTCGAACGAGTGGGCATTATGTTGATTATTGCCGCACTCATTATTGCAGCGTCTATTTTATCGTTGAACGAAAATCTCCCTCAGCTCAATGGTATCCCAATACCAAGCTTGATTTGCGGTGCGATTGCATTAGTACTGGCGGTCTTTTTATTGATTAAGCGAATAGATAAGAATTAG
- a CDS encoding RNA methyltransferase substrate-binding domain-containing protein: protein MANQRLIYGFYAVNARLWQNPKSITELYVQEGKNDARTRDVLEKAANENVRVHFAIAGALATAITLNAGAAYTYALRTLEAVDAQR from the coding sequence ATGGCAAACCAAAGACTCATCTACGGCTTCTACGCCGTCAACGCCCGCCTGTGGCAAAACCCGAAATCTATTACCGAACTCTACGTCCAAGAAGGCAAAAACGATGCCCGCACGCGCGACGTGTTGGAGAAAGCGGCAAACGAAAACGTGCGCGTACACTTTGCCATCGCCGGCGCGCTGGCAACCGCTATCACCCTGAACGCAGGCGCAGCCTACACTTACGCCCTGCGCACTTTGGAAGCGGTTGACGCGCAGCGTTGA
- a CDS encoding helix-turn-helix domain-containing protein, protein MSKYTLHFKYQAVLHYLHIRSQQRTADHYGISRTHLRRWIRAYQEGGIGALEHPQSKTMTDHRKNPFIADKPDHEKTQAELIEELCYMRAKVAYLKELKALSQKRTEKDKAKPSKH, encoded by the coding sequence ATGAGCAAATATACATTACACTTCAAATACCAAGCCGTACTCCACTACCTGCATATACGCAGCCAACAGCGTACCGCAGATCATTACGGTATCTCCCGAACCCACCTGCGACGATGGATACGCGCCTATCAAGAAGGCGGCATCGGCGCACTCGAACATCCCCAATCCAAAACCATGACTGACCACCGCAAAAACCCCTTCATTGCCGACAAACCCGACCACGAAAAAACACAGGCAGAGCTTATCGAAGAGTTGTGCTATATGCGCGCAAAGGTTGCCTACCTAAAGGAGTTAAAAGCCCTCAGCCAAAAGCGGACTGAAAAGGATAAAGCCAAACCGTCCAAACACTGA